One region of Gossypium raimondii isolate GPD5lz chromosome 6, ASM2569854v1, whole genome shotgun sequence genomic DNA includes:
- the LOC105771923 gene encoding uncharacterized protein LOC105771923 encodes MYQCDANSLQELKVIWDHWNEKTKQLFNSSYGDLPHLLDIEVDVHLFRAIAQFWNPAYDCFTFCGVDLVPTIEEYIALLRCPKIQVDKIYSRVVNVPTFIKKLMNITGMSEQWVTARIKQKGESKCIPWKSLQELILGHPDTRKRVDTFALSIYGLVIFPKALGHVDEATSDLFDRLDKRVTPVPAILAETFRSLNACRRAGEGRFIGCVQLLLAWFYSHFWKVDKVSYRVFSENYSLLKEIAATPRRNDISEEKWLLILQNLREEDVEWRAPWLLPDEILYRCGNFDWVPLLGIWGAIGYAPLLVLRQYRSRQFIPATQGLAEFKFSYRDNGYKNKIREITNAWDQT; translated from the coding sequence ATGTATCAGTGTGACGCAAATAGCCTTCAGGAATTAAAGGTAATATGGGACCATTGGAATGAAAAAACCAAGCAATTGTTTAACTCAAGTTATGGAGATTTACCGCATTTACTCGACATTGAGGTAGATGTGCATTTGTTCCGGGCCATCGCTCAGTTTTGGAACCCCGCATATGATTGCTTTACCTTTTGTGGGGTTGATTTGGTACCCACTATAGAAGAATATATAGCTTTGCTACGTTGTCCAAAGATCCAGGTTGATAAAATATACTCTAGGGTCGTTAATGTTCCGACCTTTATAAAGAAGTTGATGAACATCACTggaatgagtgagcaatgggtcACGGCACGGATCAAGCAGAAGGGGGAAAGCAAATGTATCCCTTGGAAAAGCCTGCAGGAGTTGATTTTGGGGCACCCTGATACGAGGAAAAGGGTCGATACCTTTGCTCTAAGCATTTATGGGCTAGTAATTTTCCCTAAGGCACTAGGGCACGTAGATGAGGCAACCTCTGATCTCTTTGACCGACTTGATAAGAGAGTTACACCTGTTCcagcaattttggcagaaaccttcaggtcattAAATGCGTGTCGAAGGGCAGGGGAAGGCAGATTCATTGGGTGTGTGCAACTTCTACTGGCATGGTTCTATAGTCATTTTTGGAAAGTTGATAAGGTTTCGTATCGagttttttctgaaaattattcgCTGTTAAAGGAGATAGCAGCTACACCAAGGAGAAATGACATCTCGGAAGAGAAATGGCTGCTCATTCTTCAGAATCTTCGTGAAGAGGACGTTGAGTGGAGAGCCCCATGGTTGCTTCCGGATGAAATCTTGTACCGATGTGGTAACTTTGATTGGGTCCCGTTacttggaatttggggagcGATTGGTTATGCTCCATTGTTGGTGCTAAGACAGTACAGGTCAAGGCAGTTTATACCTGCAACCCAAGGCTTAGCTGAGTTCAAATTCTCATATAGAGACAATggatataaaaataagattCGAGAGATAACCAATGCATGGGACCAGACTTGA
- the LOC128041727 gene encoding uncharacterized protein LOC128041727 produces the protein MGCVLGQHDETGKKEKAIYYLSKKFTDCEMKYSSIEKLCLYVSQKAIKGGAIADFLASRALEDYEPLNFDFPNEDLLYVANTEENPRIDHIWKLNFDGASNATAIERKIKVLKVYGDSALVIYQLKREWETRDTKLINYKELVLELIDEFDDITFSYLPREENQMADALATLASMIQVNKLEVMKPIQMSIYETPVHCYNIEGEGKDDHPWYRSILQYVKNQEYPSQATENDKRTLRRIAIEYVLDGEIINLQNSPSRISGKHTLSSRR, from the exons atgggatgcgtcTTGGGCCAACATGACGAAACAGGGAAGAAAGAGAAagcaatatactatctcagcaagaaattcactgattgtgaaatgaagTACTCGTCCATTGAAAAGTTGTGTT tatatgtaagtcagaaggctaTAAAAGGAGGTGCAATAGCTGATTTTCTAGCCAGCAGAGCCCTAGAAGACTAtgagcctttgaactttgattttccaaatgaggacTTATTGTACGTGGCAAACACTGAGGAAAACCCCCGAATAGACCACATCtggaagttaaattttgatggagcttcaaatgctaCAG CCATTGAAcgtaaaatcaaagtgcttAAAGTGTATGGAGATTCCGCgttggtgatataccaactcaaaagAGAGTGGGAAACCAGAGACACTAAATTGATCAATTATAAAGAACTGGTTCTTGAACTGATTgacgagtttgatgacatcaccttCAGCTATCTCCCACGAGAGGAAAATCAAATGGCTGATGCATTGGCTACTCTGGCTTCGATGATTCAGGTGAACAAGCTTGAAGTAATGAAGCCTATTCAGATGAGTATCTATGAAACCCCAGTTCATTGCTACAATATTGAGGGGGAGGGAAAAGATGATCACCCTTGGTATCGGAGTATCCTACAGTATGTGAAGAATCAGGAGTACCCTAGCCAGGCAACAGAGAACGACAAGAGAACTCTGAGAAGAATAGCCATCgaatatgtcttagatggggaa ATCATCAACTTGCAAAACTCACCAAGTCGGATCAGCGGGAAGCACACACTATCATCAAGACGGTAG